One Streptomyces sp. B21-105 genomic region harbors:
- a CDS encoding relaxase/mobilization nuclease, with translation MIPRLHERTHTPHGPLAEALGRPVSPHEGLTEYTIVAHCPGLDYFTLDDEQRIWTSVQWAEHLEDPYLEHPFAASPDDDRRAILHLDIRLHPDDRELTGPEWAEIAHRLARAADIEIPGKERGCRWIAVQAQPGRLDLIANLISLDGAWHAPPADILRRLADEARRIEQDLRLIPVRSVPTARPALRPAPTASAQLASVLTQLADEQVGPLATVRGLIEHTAHRVARQPGAAGTDTAHRLELIARRLHAIQQDLDTTAAHLVQHRVAAAPPAARYTAHRSP, from the coding sequence GTGATTCCCCGCCTGCACGAGCGGACCCACACGCCGCACGGCCCGCTCGCCGAGGCGCTGGGGCGGCCGGTCTCGCCTCACGAGGGCCTAACGGAATACACGATCGTCGCCCACTGTCCGGGCCTGGATTACTTCACCCTGGACGACGAGCAGAGGATCTGGACGTCCGTCCAGTGGGCCGAGCACCTCGAAGACCCGTATCTGGAGCATCCGTTCGCCGCCAGCCCGGACGACGACCGGCGGGCGATCCTCCACCTTGACATCCGGCTTCACCCGGACGACCGGGAGCTGACCGGCCCCGAGTGGGCTGAAATCGCTCACCGGCTCGCGCGGGCCGCCGACATCGAGATTCCCGGCAAGGAGCGCGGCTGCCGGTGGATTGCCGTTCAGGCGCAGCCCGGACGCCTCGATTTGATCGCCAATCTGATCAGCCTCGACGGCGCGTGGCACGCACCGCCCGCCGACATCCTGCGGCGCCTTGCGGACGAGGCGCGCCGCATCGAGCAGGACCTCCGCCTGATTCCCGTGCGCTCCGTCCCCACAGCGCGGCCCGCCCTCCGGCCGGCGCCCACGGCATCGGCCCAGCTCGCGAGCGTCCTCACGCAGCTCGCCGACGAGCAAGTCGGTCCGCTGGCCACGGTCCGCGGACTCATCGAGCACACCGCGCACCGAGTCGCACGCCAGCCCGGCGCCGCCGGCACCGACACGGCGCACCGCCTGGAGCTGATCGCCCGCCGCCTCCACGCCATCCAGCAGGACCTGGACACCACCGCGGCCCACCTGGTCCAGCACCGGGTCGCCGCCGCACCACCCGCCGCCCGGTACACCGCCCACCGATCGCCGTAG
- a CDS encoding DUF317 domain-containing protein, whose amino-acid sequence MKKKQWQGWGPDEQAEQHYLIQPRALAGGGDVRHVSEFLRASGWRDRSKTGGPLHMESPDRTVRIAYDPYVLPGGWTIHGRAEGANGEWSAHLGQQTPVEIVAGLTDALTRPRSAHAPNVWAPLQEQRWHTRFEGQDYMATSPDCTAWVQYRQSPDGAAMWWTGAQDKQGNGWTANFTPNTPMHLVQAFSTELASPDPVMRPLGRVPMSTQIRTWSVSVKPSQLSAWQQARITAAHAATWTRNSARSTRPRTSARPYTPAGGTRTRR is encoded by the coding sequence GTGAAGAAGAAGCAGTGGCAGGGCTGGGGACCCGACGAGCAGGCCGAACAGCACTACCTCATCCAGCCCCGCGCCCTGGCTGGCGGCGGCGACGTCCGGCACGTCTCTGAGTTCCTGCGCGCCTCCGGCTGGCGGGACAGGTCCAAGACGGGCGGCCCCCTGCACATGGAGAGCCCGGATCGCACCGTCCGCATCGCCTACGACCCCTACGTCCTCCCCGGCGGGTGGACCATCCACGGCAGAGCCGAGGGAGCGAACGGCGAGTGGTCCGCCCACCTGGGCCAGCAAACGCCGGTGGAGATCGTCGCCGGCCTGACCGATGCCCTCACCCGCCCCCGCTCCGCCCATGCCCCTAACGTCTGGGCCCCTCTGCAGGAGCAGAGATGGCACACGCGGTTCGAGGGCCAGGACTACATGGCGACGAGCCCCGACTGCACCGCGTGGGTGCAGTACCGGCAGAGCCCCGACGGGGCGGCGATGTGGTGGACCGGAGCGCAGGACAAGCAGGGCAACGGCTGGACGGCCAACTTCACGCCGAACACCCCGATGCACCTGGTGCAAGCCTTCTCCACCGAACTCGCCAGCCCAGACCCCGTGATGCGCCCACTCGGACGCGTGCCGATGAGCACGCAGATCCGTACCTGGTCGGTGTCCGTGAAGCCCTCCCAGCTCAGTGCGTGGCAGCAGGCCCGCATCACTGCCGCCCATGCCGCCACCTGGACCCGCAACAGCGCCCGCAGCACCAGGCCGCGCACCAGCGCCCGCCCCTACACCCCGGCCGGCGGCACACGCACCCGCCGCTGA
- a CDS encoding DUF317 domain-containing protein has translation MPLSERQLAAFADKHAVQIPYDTSPRHLAGPGDARHVTHGLAAAGWNAVSDPLSAEIILASPDLRHRLQFDLQSRTSAWWRLRAEPVGTEPGWYAEFGELVPAEVLAAFTDALTAPPPQQPDPWQQVTSAGWHHEPDGARSPDSMCHIELRPLSEFHDRSSWHIETREPGHGEFSGPRIWHAYLDEHTPAHLVSAFLTALTDRSPLQRGMFERTGHYSAVQEPSPLRPQKVVDAHATRIKHLRAQARSARRQQTKPATIPARASTTQPAARR, from the coding sequence GTGCCGCTGAGCGAACGGCAGCTCGCCGCCTTCGCCGACAAGCACGCCGTGCAGATCCCGTACGACACCAGCCCCCGCCACCTCGCCGGCCCCGGAGACGCCCGCCACGTCACCCACGGCCTGGCCGCCGCCGGATGGAACGCCGTCTCCGACCCCCTGAGCGCCGAGATCATCCTGGCAAGCCCTGACCTTCGCCACCGGCTCCAGTTCGACCTGCAGTCCCGCACCTCGGCGTGGTGGCGGCTACGGGCGGAGCCCGTCGGCACCGAGCCCGGCTGGTACGCCGAGTTCGGCGAACTCGTGCCCGCCGAGGTCCTCGCCGCCTTCACCGACGCCCTCACCGCCCCGCCGCCACAGCAGCCGGACCCGTGGCAGCAGGTGACCTCGGCAGGATGGCACCACGAGCCAGACGGCGCGCGCTCGCCGGACTCCATGTGCCACATCGAACTGCGGCCGTTGAGCGAATTCCACGACCGGTCGTCCTGGCACATCGAGACCCGCGAGCCCGGCCACGGGGAGTTTTCCGGCCCGCGCATCTGGCACGCCTACCTCGACGAGCACACCCCCGCTCACCTGGTCAGCGCGTTCCTCACCGCGCTGACCGACCGCAGCCCGCTCCAGCGCGGCATGTTCGAACGCACCGGCCACTACAGCGCCGTACAGGAGCCCAGCCCGCTGCGCCCGCAGAAGGTGGTCGACGCCCACGCCACGCGCATCAAGCATCTGCGCGCCCAGGCACGCTCAGCCCGCCGCCAACAGACGAAACCCGCGACGATCCCGGCGCGCGCCAGTACCACGCAGCCAGCCGCTCGCCGCTGA